Part of the Nostoc sp. ATCC 53789 genome, TATTAGTGTAAGCGATCGCTTCAAATCTCTGGACTAACTCGGCACTCCAAGTTTCTTCTCGCACTGGCTGTTGGTGCTTTTGCAACCAGTTTACAAGTTGCGATCGCCCAATTCCCGGCAAAATTCCGGCTTTTATTGGTGGCGTGTACCAAGTGCGATCGCACCATCCCCAAAGGTTGCCTGTACTAGTTTCTAGCCAATTTCCTTGAACATCGACTAATATTGCTTCTTGAGCATCTGAGCTAGTTTTTGCCAACCAAGCACTCAAATAATTTCCAGTTTTATGAGAAGGGAGAGAGCGAGAAAATTCAGGACTCGCAACTGCACACGAAATACCATTTTTTTGTTTTTCTGTCAAATTTTGTGGTAATAATCTACCAGTTATCCATTCCCGTCCATCTGGAAAAAGGGTAATTCTGAGAACGGGGAAGTGTGCAAGGAGAATTTGAGCGCCTTGACGCAGACGGTTCCAATCGGGTTGTTGCCAACCAAAAGTTTGGATTGAGAAAAGTAAGCGATCGCAGTGTGCTTGCCAATTAGTTAAATTACTATCTAGGGAGTTCTCATAAACCCGCAATGTGGTAAAAATAGTTGCTCCATAAAGTAAACCCGGATCGTTAATGTTTAGTTCTAGGGTTTGAGAGTGAATTAATTTACCGTCATACCAAAAAATATTATTTGTCATTTATTCAATGCTCAATGCCCAATGCCCAATTTGCTTAATCTTTGGGGGGAAACATAATTTTTTTAGTACCTTCAGGAGTTGTAATTACCTTTCCTCCCAAAGCTTCAATCTCTCTAATTGCGCGTTTTTGAGTTCTCTCATCAACTTGATTATTTAAAACTATTGCCCAGGTAGCAATTTGAGCATATTTGCTGTTAGGGTTTCGATTCAGAAATTCAGCAGTTTTTTGAGAAGTATGAGCAATCATCTGACTTTCTGGATCTGAAAAGTTACTAGCCCAGTTTGCCGCCGTTGCAAAAGACTGTTCGGCTGCTTTAGCGTTGCCTAAAAATAATAATTCATCAACTCCTTTATAACGCCATACGTAATAAGACTTTTCGGGAACAAAGGGGGATAGTGATTTTAAGCCTTTCTCTGATAGTGCGATCGTGCGTTCTGGCATAGCAGCATACAATGAAGTACTAATAGAAAGACTCCGATATGCTGCTAAAAATCGTGGGTCACGTTCTAAAATTACTTCAAAATATTCTGGACTTAAACTGTAACCTGTTTTATCCCGAACTTCATCATCTCCGAAGTACTGTAAGAAATTGAGATATACCAAATCTGCAATTAAATTGTCATAACTAAAAGTAGGCATTTTTGTGAGAAAATTCAAACGGAGATGTTCTGATTTTATTTCTTTTTCCAGAGTTTCTAAAGAGGCAGATTGTTTACTATCTATAAGTGTTTGCAATTGAGGGAATTGAATCAAGCCAATTCCTAAAATAGACACACAAATTATAAAAGGTGTAGCTATGGCTTTACGCTGCAACAACATATTTTTCTTGTCTTATAAGGCAGAAGCAACTCATTATATATAATATACTTCTTATAAAATTACTCAGCTATATAGTCACACAAGAGTATCCATTAAGCAGCTACTATCACAGTCTATCTTTACCTCAAGAGATAGTGAAAACAGGTAGAACCGCAAGCCAAACTCAAAGTATTATATTATACATGAAGCAAAGGTATGTAGGGCATGATTTATGCTTTCTTATTTGCAAAATCTGAATAAATTATTTTCTTTTGTGAGATGAAATTAGCTGCTAAAAATTCTAGCTTTACTTCTCTTAAGCGAGAAATTCTTAAATTATTAAGTTCCTTTGGTATTACTGAGTTTTGTTAAGTAACAGTAGTTAGATTTAGAACATCATTTAGAATAAAATTTTGTTCGCAATTAGACCTGTTGTGTCCTTAATCTTATGCTAGATACTGTAGTTACGAACAACTTGGAAAATAATAGTCTATCCATTCAGGCAAAAAATAGTGATTTTAAAACAATAGTTACGAATCTTAATGCCGATAAAAAAGGACTGGATGTTGATGAAATTATTGATGCCATCAAAACAGTAATAGTTGAAGCTATTGATTTAAAAATTACTACTTGGGTAGCAGAGTCATCCGATCAGCAACAAAATGACACAGAAGTAGCCAAACCAGGTAATCGAATATATACCCGAATTAATCTTGTTAGTGGTGATATCCAAAATGAGATTGGTAGTCAATTTACTGATAGTGGGCCCTATAAAGAAATTCGCGAATTTCATTTGACTCAAATTAGAGATGGTCGGGAGATCATTCACAAGAATATAGAAAGTGTCGAAAAATTGTATGGATTTTTTATGGAAATCGTGAAAAATCATAAAAAATCAGAACTTTAAGTATTCTTTGTTAATTACCCATTTAAGCTAAAATAGCTACCGAAACCTAGCCAAATCGTTAGGTTTATTTACTTGTATCTAGCTATTAATAAAATGCTACACCCAGAACTGTGAGAGAGTGAAACTATGTCTAATCATATTCAAACTAAAGACCGAAATGTTGCTCAACCTCAAGATATCCAAAACCAAGCTAGGGTCTTGTTAAACAATTTAGTATCTTCTGTACAGACATTAGTTTCTGACATCACAGCCTTAGAAGTAAATACGATGGTTGTAGATAGAATTAATGCTTCAAAGTTTAATGCTTGGGAGGCATATCAAGAAATTTATTCTATACACGATCCAGACTACTTTGAGGCAAAAGGTATTCCAGAAGAAGGTTCTCAAGCTCAAGAGCTACATAAGCGTTATAGAAGTCTATTTAACCAAATTGAAAGAGAATATTTTTACCTTCTTCTTGAAGAAGGTTCAGATTTTTATAATCCACAGGATGAGCGGGTAAAACGATATCGCCAGAGGCTTGAATATGCGAAGAAGCATCAACCAAACCTAGTCGAAGCCGATCAGGAAAATGTGAAGCTAGCTCAACCAATACTACCTGCTCCAACTCCCGTTCTTGATGACAAAGATGGAAACAATCAAGAAGATTGGATTGAAACTTTTAAAGAGATTCAAAGACTTTTAAATAATGATAAATTTGTTCGTACCTTACGTAAAATGTATGAACTTAAAGCTGCACTTGATGGTGGTAATGTGAAAAGTACTAAAACTGATATTATTTTTGCTCAAACTGTCATGCAGTTAGATGGAGATATTATTACTCGTTACCATAAAGAACTGTTTACTCTATCTGAAGACGCTAAAAATCTCATCATTAATACACATAATCAAGGAGTTATTTCTGGAGAAAAGCAGTGGCGTGGAACATTTAGTTTTTTGATTAGTTTGGTACAGGGCATCGCAAATTTATCTCGATAATGAACGCCAACATAACAAAAACAGACAACCAAGCTGATGTTGTACTCTCTCTATTTCTACAAGTTCCTCAAGGCGATCGCTTTGAACTTAAGGTTGAGCGATCGCAGTGTAGTTTTTACCTAAATGAGACAGTTGTAGAACAGATTCAGCAAGCACAAAAAACTGGTGTTTCTCTATACATTCCGCCCAAACTGATAATTCCTCTTTGGTATTACGCCTGTTTCGGAAATAATGTTGTGTTTGGAAATAAAAAAGAAGTTACTGAAAAAGAAGTTAGTAATTTTTTTTACGTTACTGTTATAGTCAATATTATAAAATCTTTTCTGAGTAAAACCGCACGGGGGAAAGTAAGTTTACAGTCTGGACTCACCTTTAATTCTTACTATGAGCAGCATGAATCAGTTTCAGATGCTTATAAAGAGAAAGATATCATTTTGCAAAGCACTGTCCTTCTTAATGGTGATATATTCCACAAAATCAAGTTGGATTTTATGCAAAATTCCAACTGTTCCACAATTATTTCTGCTCATTATTGGCTAACAGAACAAATACTAAGTTGCTTTCGGACTAAACTAAATCTACTAGTTTGGGAAATAGCTTCCCTGTTTCCTGCTAGTTTTG contains:
- a CDS encoding aminotransferase class IV, whose product is MTNNIFWYDGKLIHSQTLELNINDPGLLYGATIFTTLRVYENSLDSNLTNWQAHCDRLLFSIQTFGWQQPDWNRLRQGAQILLAHFPVLRITLFPDGREWITGRLLPQNLTEKQKNGISCAVASPEFSRSLPSHKTGNYLSAWLAKTSSDAQEAILVDVQGNWLETSTGNLWGWCDRTWYTPPIKAGILPGIGRSQLVNWLQKHQQPVREETWSAELVQRFEAIAYTNSVVEIIPIHTVNQPSGSLQCNPHHHSFQLIRELFLA